The genomic DNA AGCCACCGCTCCGACAGGGGCCGGAAGTAGTGCACCTCGACCCCTCCCTGGCGCAGCCGCTGCTCCACCGTGGGGCCGAAGTTGTCCACCTCGCTGCCCCAGGGGTCCACCACCACGCGGCACGACACGCCCTCCTTCGCCCGCTCCAGCAGCGCCTCCACGATGCGATCCGACGGCTCGCACTTGCGCCAGATGAAGACGACGATGTGCACCGACTCCTTCGCCTGGCGGATGGCGTCGCAGATCTGATCGAACACCAGCCCGTTGTTGACCAGGTCCACCCGGTGCCCTGGCTGGGGCCTCAAGCACGTGGATTGGTAGAGCGCGTGGCTGAAGGCCTGGAACCCCGGAGGCAGGGCCATGGGCCCCCGCATCTCGTTGTGATCGTTCTCCGTATTGGGTTCTTCCCAACGCACCAGCGCGGACGGGGAGGTGTCGAAAATCGATGAAGAAGATTCCATGGCCGGGGAAAGGTATGAACGCCGACCGCCACGGGAAGCCCTCCTGACACGGAGCGTGCACCCGCGGGCGATCGCCCCCTGAACGCGGACCCCCTTCCAGCGAAACGCTCCCTCGGTGAACTTGATTTTCCGTAGAGCAAGAAAATCATGCCCTCATTGACATCAATGGCATTTTTACCGTTTAATCCGGGTTGTCGCTGTCAACCAAACGGCATCTCGGGGGGCACCATCGTACCGAGGTCCCCTTCACTCCGGAGAGAACCATGTCCGTCGAAGCGTTCGCGAAGGTGACCGAGGCCTCCAAGTTGTTGGTGGAGCAAGGTTTTTCGGGCCCGGCGGTGACCTCGGCGCTGGAGATGGTGGGCCGGGCGCTCGGCGTGGACCGGATGCTCGTGTACGCGAACAGCACCGAGACGATGCCCGGCAAGCGGCTGGCGCCCTTGCGGCACGGCTGGGGCTCGGTGGCGATGCCGCCCCTGCTGAGCGTCTTTCCGCTGCAGGATCAGATGCCCCGCTGGGTGGAAGTGCTCTCGCGCGGGCAGCCCATCTGGGAGCTGGCGCGCCACATCCCGGGCTCGCTGAACGTGAACCTGGAGGCGCAGGGCGTGCAGTCGGTGCTGCTCAGCCCCATCAACGTGGGCACCGTCAACGGCACGTGGTGGGGCTTCCTGCGCATCGATGACTGCAAGAACGAGCGGCGCTGGGTGCCCGCGGAGCTGACGGTGATCAAGACGCTGTCGCGCTCGCTGTCCAATGCGCTGCGCCAGGACATGCGGCGCGAGGCGATGGCCCAGACGCGGCAGGATCTGCGGACGATGATGGAGCGCTGCGCGACGGGAACGCGCTGAGGCTCAGCGCCGGTCGCGCCGCAGATCGGCGAGGATCTGGCGCAGGTACCACGCCTCGGACTTGCCGGGGTGGCGCTCCTGGGCACGCGCCATGTGCCGGGCGAGCGAGGCCTCGGCCTCGGCGCGAGGCAGATGGATGTGAAGGAAGTACTGGTCGCGCAGGCGGCTGGCCTCGGTTCGAGACAGGAACCAATAGAAGAACCCGAGGATCAACCCCGCGCCCACGACCAAGATGACGATGTCCGAGTTCACAGCCTGAAACTACCGCGAGTCCCGGTGCGCGCCAGTCCCGTGTTTGACGGCGAAGTGCGCGCGCGCTCATGATGCGCCTCATGAGGAATCCGGGATGAACCCTCCGCACCTTCGCGCCGCGAAAACTCGCTGGATTGTCCTGCTGACGATGAGCCTGGAACTCCTGGGCTGCGCGGATGCGAATCCCAACGTCCGGGCCCGCCGACTGCCAGATGGGCACATCCAAGTGGATGGACCTCTCGCGGGCCCCTATGACTCGCTCGAGGAGCTGGCCGAGCGCTCATGCGACTTGATGACCGGTCAGCCTGGCGCAACCCATGGCGCCCATGGATTCGAGTACTGCGCCCTGTTCTACCGGTCCGCGGAGGAAGGTTCGTACTACCTCAGCTATCTGTCCGACATCCGCGGCAACCTGGATCCGGTGGTCAAGACCTGCTCCCTGCCAACCCGCCTCAATGATCCAGCGCACGCGAAGACCCTTTTGCTCGGAGGAGCCCACACGCATCCGAACAGCCGGGGCTTTTCTCCGAGAGACCTGAGCGCCGCTTCTCATTGGCGGCCCGTGAGGTTTTTCGACACGGAAACGGGAAAGGTCTGGGATCACCAGCTCATGGTCTTCTTCCGGGAGAAGACGGGCGAGTGCAGGACATACATCTACAACAATTCCACCCGCATCGTTTCGGCTCTACGCCAAGGCAAATGGATTCCCATCGGCGAGGTCTACGACGATCTGGGCTACATCCGGATGTACGAAGGCAAGGACTGGCTTCCGTGAGTGACGCATCCTTGGAGAGGAACTGATTATGAAGCGCTTGCCCCTCCTGCTCCTCTGCATGAGCCTCACGCCGGGTTGTTCGCTGCTCGGCCACTTCGGTTATTACAAGCACCGGAAGCCCGAGATGGCGCCTCCCGAGGCCGCCGCCGGAATCAAGTTCCCCGACACCTACGAAGAAGGCGTCCGCCTCGATGGGGCCATGATGAAGGCCCTGTCCGTGGCCATGAACGACTACCTTCCCCCTTCAGTCCGGGCCGAGGAGCAAGAGGGGCCCGAGTTCCAATGTCTCGCCCGGTGGGAGAACTACCGGACGGTGGTCATGCGCGCCCGGGACGATCTCTTCTTCGTGCTGTTCTCTCCGGATCTCTCCACCTGCGCCCCGGGCTTCGCCGTGCCCGACGCGGGCGCCGAGTACGCCATCGATGGACAGGGCCGCATCCTCGCGCGGCGGTAGAAATCACCTCCATTAGTGCGCCCCGTAGGGCGTGATGACGCTCAGCGGCATTATCGGGACAACGGCGATGGAGGGCCGTAGTAGGTTCCGCCGCCCATGAGTGACATCGCGCAAATCAAGGAATTCGTGGGACAGGGACAGCTCTCGCTCCCGCCAGACGCCCACCTGCTCCAGCCCCTCCTCGAGCACGCCCGCAAGAGCCCGGACAAGGTGCTGTTCTCGCGCCGCGTGGGCGAGCGTTTCGAGCCCCTGACCGTCGCCGAGGTCGTGCGCACGGTGCGCCGCGTGGCCCGTGGGCTCATCTCGCTCGGCGTGGAGCCCGGCCAGCGCGTGGCGTTGATGTCCAAGACGCGCGTGGAGTGGGCCCTGCTCGACTTCGCCATCCTCGCCACCGGCGCCACCACCGTCCCCATCTACGAGACCTCGTCCGCGGATCAGGTGGAGTGGATCCTCCAGGACAGCGGCGCGGGGGTCGCCTTCTTCGAGACGGACGCCCTGCACGCCCTCTACCGCCAGTCCCAGGAGCGGCTGCCGGACTGCAAGCACACCTTCGTCATCGACAAGGCGGCGCTCGAGCACCTGCAACAGCTCGGCGACGCGGTGGACGAGGCGCGGCTGGAGGAGCGTCTGGCGGGACTCAACACTGGCGTGCTGGCCACCCTCATCTATACCTCGGGCACCACCGGACGGCCCCGGGGCTGCGAGCTCACGCACGGAAACATCCGGGCCAACTCGCTGCAGGTGATCGAGCACGTGGGCAAGGCGTTCACCGCCGAGGATCGCACCCTGCTCTTCCTGCCGCTCGCCCACGCGCTGGCGAAGATCCTCTTCCTCGCGTCCGTCGAGCGCGGCATGTCCATCGCCTTCGCCACCAGCGCGAGCAAGCTCGTGGAGGAGCTGTCCCTGGTGCGGCCCACGTGGTTCGGCACCGTGCCCCGCGTGCTGGAGAAGGTCTTCCAGACGGCGCGGCAGAAGGCCGAGCAGGCCGGCCGGGAGCGCGTCTTCGACCTGGCCACCGAGACGGCCGTGCGCTACTCGCGCGAGCGCGCCGCGGGCGGTGTCGGACTGTTCACGCGCCTCCAGCACGCCGTGTTCGACCGGCTCGTGTACCGCACGCTGCGCGACATCCTCGGCGGCCAGTTGCGCTTCCTCGTCTCGGGAGGCGGGCCCCTGCAGGAGCGGCTCAACCACTTCTACAATGGCGTGGGCGTGAAGGTGCTCGAGGGCTACGGCATGACCGAGACGAGCCCGGTGCTCGCCGTCAACGCCGATCACGCCAACCGGATCGGCACGGTGGGCCAGCCGGTGGCGGGCACCACGGTGCGCATCGCCGATGACGGGGAAATCCTCGCCAAGGGGCCCCAGGTGCTGCGCGGCTACTGGCACAACGAGGCGGCCACGAAGGGCGCCTTCACCGAGGACGGGTGGCTCAAGACGGGGGACCTCGGGAGCCTGGATGCCCAGGGCTTCCTGCGCATCACCGGCCGCAAGAAGGAAATCCTCGTCACCGCCGCGGGCAAGAACGTGGCGCCCGGGCCCCTGGAGGATCGCATCCGCGAGCACCCGCTCGTCAGCCAGGCCATGGTGGTGGGCGAGGGCAAGCCGTTCGTGGCGGCGCTCGTCACGATCGACGCGGGCGCCTTCAAGCACTGGAGCAAGAAGAACGGCAAGGAAGGCCAGACGCTGGAGTCCCTGACGGAGGACCCCACGCTGCGCGCCGAGGTGGAGCAGGCCATCGAGGGCGCCAACCGCTCCGTGTCGCGAGCGGAGTCCATCCGCAAGTTCGCCATCCTCGCCAACGACTTCACCATCGATCGCAACGAGCTGACGCCGTCCCTCAAGGTGCGGCGCCACGTCGTCAGCGAGCACTATGCCCCGGTCATCGAGGCCCTCTTCGCCAAGGGCGGCGGCGACTAGCGC from Melittangium boletus DSM 14713 includes the following:
- a CDS encoding GAF domain-containing protein, with translation MSVEAFAKVTEASKLLVEQGFSGPAVTSALEMVGRALGVDRMLVYANSTETMPGKRLAPLRHGWGSVAMPPLLSVFPLQDQMPRWVEVLSRGQPIWELARHIPGSLNVNLEAQGVQSVLLSPINVGTVNGTWWGFLRIDDCKNERRWVPAELTVIKTLSRSLSNALRQDMRREAMAQTRQDLRTMMERCATGTR
- a CDS encoding AMP-dependent synthetase/ligase, translating into MSDIAQIKEFVGQGQLSLPPDAHLLQPLLEHARKSPDKVLFSRRVGERFEPLTVAEVVRTVRRVARGLISLGVEPGQRVALMSKTRVEWALLDFAILATGATTVPIYETSSADQVEWILQDSGAGVAFFETDALHALYRQSQERLPDCKHTFVIDKAALEHLQQLGDAVDEARLEERLAGLNTGVLATLIYTSGTTGRPRGCELTHGNIRANSLQVIEHVGKAFTAEDRTLLFLPLAHALAKILFLASVERGMSIAFATSASKLVEELSLVRPTWFGTVPRVLEKVFQTARQKAEQAGRERVFDLATETAVRYSRERAAGGVGLFTRLQHAVFDRLVYRTLRDILGGQLRFLVSGGGPLQERLNHFYNGVGVKVLEGYGMTETSPVLAVNADHANRIGTVGQPVAGTTVRIADDGEILAKGPQVLRGYWHNEAATKGAFTEDGWLKTGDLGSLDAQGFLRITGRKKEILVTAAGKNVAPGPLEDRIREHPLVSQAMVVGEGKPFVAALVTIDAGAFKHWSKKNGKEGQTLESLTEDPTLRAEVEQAIEGANRSVSRAESIRKFAILANDFTIDRNELTPSLKVRRHVVSEHYAPVIEALFAKGGGD